The Capsicum annuum cultivar UCD-10X-F1 chromosome 1, UCD10Xv1.1, whole genome shotgun sequence sequence TGCCGTGTTCATAAATGTCAAGGTTTCTACTCTAATGAGCAAGTGGTTTGGTGATGCCCAAAAACTCGGTAATTCAAATTTTCTTCGCATCGCTAGCTAAGTTGTTACTAGAAGTCTAATTGGATTTTTGTTCCGTCGTTTAACTGGAAACATCATATCAATTGATGTGACGAATTTGGTAGTACAATTAAGAAATTGGAGGAGTTGATTCAGCatgctaaaattttgataaaagagAAAATACTTCCGTGCACTCTCAGGACGAGACATATTGCTCAATGTAACTTCTTTTGGGGCTGAATTTCTGATTTTCTATTAAGGAGCTACTCCAATCTGCCATTACAGTTCCATAGTGGTACCGAAAGGAAGAAAGCCGAAAGATTCAGAGTTTCTGGAGGTGTTGGGTTTTAGGAAGTGAGGTTATGGAATTTGACATGCTATTGTCCTTCATGAGTGATTTTCGTAGATGGTTTGGCCTTCTATTGCTAACAATTGTTGTTATTCCAAATTAGGAAGGAAGAAGAAACTGGACAAGACTAGACTGCATATTGATTTTCATACTATATCTGCATTTACTAGCTTTAATGTCCAATTAGCCATAATAAGCatatgacctttttttttttgtcttttcctttcctcttccttttttcttttggcAGTTTCTGCTGTTTTTAGTTTGGCCTACAAGCTCCAGCCAGCTATAATATTCATTGACGAAGTTGACAGTTTTTTGGGCCAGCGTCGTGCAACAGAGACTGAAATGCTGACTAGCATGAAAACTGAGTTCATGGCCTTATGGGATGGTTTTACTACTGATCGTGAGTGTAACAATCTGCATATGGTTTCCTTTTTTGCCTTAAAGATGATTTTAGGAAGTCCTGTGAATAGCTAGTTTCTTTTTCCAACTGCTCTTTGTTTTCAAATTCAAGCATAATGCGAGCTGTACTCATGGAACCATTCTTTGTACTTGCACATTTGTGACTTctttgtttaaaatatttctgTAGCATCAAATCATGGTGTTTTAGAAGTATGCTACACAATTTAGTATGTTGTACTTTGATTATATACAATTCTGTTTCAGTAGTTTAAATTCTATCTTTTTGCTGCAGGGTACTGACATATTTAGCTGCCCTGGTAGCATGTAGTACTTTAGTTGTTGGTAGATTATAACTTCTCCCTAGTTTGACATGCTATCCCCTTTTCACTCCGTGCTTTTCGTATGAGTTGCTTGCAGAAAATGTGGTTGCAAATCTGATCTTTCTTCTCTCAAACTCTTCAGCTCTAAAGAAACTTAGGAAGTATCTCTTATTCAGCACTCATTTTGACTAACATAATAGTCATTGGTGAATGCTATACCACATATAAGTGACAAATGAATGAAGTTTCCTTCTCTGCAGAGAATGCAAGAGTAATGGTCCTGGCAGCGACCAATCGACCAAGTGACCTTGATGAGGCAATAATTAGACGCTTTTCTCAGGCATTTGAGATTGGAAAACCTTCTCTTAGTGATAGATCTAAGATACTGAAGGTAGTTTTGAAGGGTGAGAGAATTGAAGATAACATTGATTTTGATGGACTTGCTGGCATGTGTGAGGGATACACTGGTTCAGACATTCTCGAAGCCTGCAAGCAAGCTGCCTTTATTCCTCTTAGGGAGTATTTGCAAGACGAGAAGAAAGGAGGGCAATCGCAGGTGGctctatacacacacacacacacttctACAAGTTGTTTTGTTCTTCGATTATCATAGATCAAATGTCACTGCATTTTATTCCGACTTAAAAAAAACATGGTAATTGTTATGTTACAGGCACCAAGGCCATTGTCACAGTCTGATTTAGAGAGAGCTGTGGCTGAATCAAAGAGGACCAAGGTTACTGCTAAGAAACCAACTATTGTGAGCTTTCGGTTGGATGATTGTGAGGTTCGCTTCTACTTTTCGATTATATCAAAATGTTTATTTGTTAAGTGTGGACCGATAGATGCTAAAACGTGACAGATTATTGTTGTCTTTTCTTCAAATAACAAGACATTCTCTTACTTTCAGGAGTTAGACTGAGACTGGCACCGGTTGATGACACTAGACATCAGTTGAAGAGATCATTCTGCGTTGCCCTTTCTTGAATATCAGTGCTCTAACCTGTTTAGGAATTGAAAGATATATAGGTCACTTAACTTGCATTGTTTCAATGTTGTAAATACCATGAAAGATGGAGTCACTGTTACAAGGTTCATTCCCTCGGTTTAAAATTCTCTTCCACGAGAGTTTAGCCTAGCGTCTAGCTGCAGTAAATTCATCTGGACTTGTCCCATAGTTTTTGAAGACTTGGTCATGTAATGTTTTTGTTGTGGAAGTATCCAAATCATTGCTATTCCAGATAAATTGAACGATGGAAAATACTCGAGTGCAGTTTTATTTCTTCTGAAACCAGTCCCCTGTGAATGATCGATATTTTACTAGATTTATAGATAGTTGCAGTAATTGGTGCTTACGGACATAATTTCAAGTATAATTCTGTTTAGAGCAATTGCTACAAAGTTAATTAACTGTATATACACTTACAGAAAAATAATTAGGCAACTGGGTGTTTAAATTTTATCGGTCTCTGAAATTGATCTATCAATGGGAAAAGGGCTCAAAATCCTCAGCTTAAAGCATAAATCCAGGCCAACCCCAGCAAAAAGAAAGATCAAAAGATTCTCAGAGACATAGACCGCGCCATCAAGAGCATGAGACCAGAAGCTGGCTGCATCCAATTCCAATGGCGGTTCACCTCCAAGTGTAGCAAGACCTGCATTGAATGGAATAGAATCCTTTAacttaaaaaaacaaattatCGCGGAAACTTTCTTTGGCAAGAGCAGGATCATATGTACAGTCAAAATGCAGAATGCGTCAATTTATAACAAGGCAGCAAATTGGATTGAACTGAATCTGAACTCAGCTAAGGGATAACGTTGAGAACATTGTTCCTCAGCAAACT is a genomic window containing:
- the LOC107863733 gene encoding outer mitochondrial transmembrane helix translocase, yielding MAGSSTDATAKLIKDLMLYAASAALSMAVLFVGLRHLDPNREASKRALQSRKQLSKRLGRTLIHITPYEDIIAGDVVNPDHIDVEFDSIGGLDGIKETLFQLAILPLRRPELFCHGKLLGPMKGVLLYGPPGTGKTMLAKAIAKESGAVFINVKVSTLMSKWFGDAQKLVSAVFSLAYKLQPAIIFIDEVDSFLGQRRATETEMLTSMKTEFMALWDGFTTDQNARVMVLAATNRPSDLDEAIIRRFSQAFEIGKPSLSDRSKILKVVLKGERIEDNIDFDGLAGMCEGYTGSDILEACKQAAFIPLREYLQDEKKGGQSQAPRPLSQSDLERAVAESKRTKVTAKKPTIVSFRLDDCEELD